The DNA window GAAATCGTTGAGTACGGACAAGTGCAATGTGACCGAACCGAAGCTGCCATAAGCGCAGGCAAGAGGGGACAGAACTGACAGGATTCGACAGGATGGAACCCATCTTGAAGAATCCTGTTTTTCCGGTAAGGTTAGTCTTGAATCGCAATATGACCCAGGTAGTTTTACAACCTGATCTCAACGACCAGGTTCGACGCGAATATGACGCCATTCGCCACGCCGTCGGATTGATTGATTTTTCATCGGCTGGCAAGTTGCAATTGAGTGGCAAAAACGCCGTGCAGTTTCTGAACGGATTGGTCAGCAACGAAGTGAAAACTTTGCGGCCAAGTGAAGGCGTGCTGGCGGCGTTTCCGACGTTGCAGGGAAAGCTGGCCGCGCTGTGCCGAATTTACAACACGGGCGATCATTTGTTGATGGAACTTGACGCCATCAATCGCGAAAAGATTTTCAAAAATCTGAGTCGCTTTGTTCCGGCAGGTGAATTTTTCGTGACGGATGCCAGCGACTCGTTGGTGTTGTTTTCGCTTTCCGGCCCACGTTCGACAGAACTGATAGAAAAATTGACTGGCCAACCTGCTGTTGGCGATGATCTGCAAATCGGCAAACGCGAAATTGCTGAAATTGAAGTGCTGATTGCCAACCATCGCCGTTGCGGCGAAACCGGCTTTGACCTGTATGTAGAAAAGGAAGTTGCAGTAGAACTTCGCCAAATGATTTTGGAGGTTGGAAAAGAGTTTGGTGTACGGGAAGTCAGTGAGGCGGCGTTTGAGGTCATACGCATCGAAGACGGCATGCCGCGCGAAGGTGTGGACGCCGGAGAAGAGTACGTCATCCTCGAATCCGAACTTGAAGCGGCGGTCAGTTATACAAAAGGCTGCTATTTAGGGCAGGAAGTCATCGCCAGGATTCACTGGCGCGGGCAGCCTGCAAAGCGCCTGCGGGGATTTTTTATTGAATCAGATGCGTTGCCGCCGCACGGAACCGAGTTGTTTGCTGTTGAAGGGCAGATGGCCGGACGACGCGCGGGTGAAATCACCAGCAGCGTTTTCAGCTTTGCTCTGAATCAAAAGATCGCTCTTGGCTACGCGCATCGGTACTGCCTGGAACCCGGAACCGAATTCATCCTGAAACAAAGTGAGGTAGAAATTGGCCGTGCGCGACTGGTTGAATTGCCGTTTCTGAAAAACTAAAAGATGGAAGAAGAGCAGAAAATCGAATTGGAATGGAATCTGAAGTCCGCCGAACTGGCCTACAGCGTGATTGCGCGGTATGTCGAACACACGCAAATTTCCGGAATCCTGATCGCAGTGTTGGCCAGCGCACTTGGCGAAGAGCGCGTCGCGCCCATCGTCGAAAGCGGCCACTGGCAGAGCTTTATGGCCAGCAAGCGAGAACTTGCAGACGCCAAAACTGATATTGAGCGACTGACCGCTTTAATTGACAAAATGCGCGAACAATCTAACCAGCCCGATTTCTGATGGAGTCAATAATCATGCCCAATTACGGAATCATCACTGTCGAAGAATTGAAAACCCAAATGGATATAGGAGTAAAATTACGCCTGATAGATGTGCGCGAACCCCACGAACACGCCCACGCCAAAATCGCCGGAGCAGAATTGAAACCGCTTGGCCAGATTATGCAGTGGATGCAGCAGCTTTCCGATAAAGACGAAGCGATTGTGTTGCATTGCCACCACGGCATGCGCTCGGATCGCGCCTGCCAGTTTCTGGCTGCGCAGGGCTTCAGCAATCTGAAAAACCTGGTTGGCGGCATTGATGAATGGTCATTGCAAATTGATCCGTCCGTTCCGCGGTATTGATGGAAACTTGGCCTGAAGAATTTCTGCGCGGCGTCAAACTGTTTAACGACGGCAAATTCTTTGAATGCCACGAAGCCTGGGAAACCGTCTGGCTGAAATCGGCAGGCGTTGAGCGCGAATTTCTACACGCGATGGTCCAGGCGGCGGCTGCGTTGCATCATGTTCAACGTGGCAATTGTAAAGGCGCGCAAAGCGTTGGTCGCCGGGCGATTGGCAAGCTGGCGGCAGTGCCGGAAACAGTAATGCGCATCAACACAATCA is part of the Acidobacteriota bacterium genome and encodes:
- a CDS encoding aminomethyltransferase family protein, coding for MTQVVLQPDLNDQVRREYDAIRHAVGLIDFSSAGKLQLSGKNAVQFLNGLVSNEVKTLRPSEGVLAAFPTLQGKLAALCRIYNTGDHLLMELDAINREKIFKNLSRFVPAGEFFVTDASDSLVLFSLSGPRSTELIEKLTGQPAVGDDLQIGKREIAEIEVLIANHRRCGETGFDLYVEKEVAVELRQMILEVGKEFGVREVSEAAFEVIRIEDGMPREGVDAGEEYVILESELEAAVSYTKGCYLGQEVIARIHWRGQPAKRLRGFFIESDALPPHGTELFAVEGQMAGRRAGEITSSVFSFALNQKIALGYAHRYCLEPGTEFILKQSEVEIGRARLVELPFLKN
- a CDS encoding rhodanese, producing MPNYGIITVEELKTQMDIGVKLRLIDVREPHEHAHAKIAGAELKPLGQIMQWMQQLSDKDEAIVLHCHHGMRSDRACQFLAAQGFSNLKNLVGGIDEWSLQIDPSVPRY
- a CDS encoding DUF309 domain-containing protein, which produces METWPEEFLRGVKLFNDGKFFECHEAWETVWLKSAGVEREFLHAMVQAAAALHHVQRGNCKGAQSVGRRAIGKLAAVPETVMRINTINFRLSLEAFLSQTEISFPQIELQAENQ